In Leptodactylus fuscus isolate aLepFus1 chromosome 2, aLepFus1.hap2, whole genome shotgun sequence, one genomic interval encodes:
- the ADIPOR1 gene encoding adiponectin receptor protein 1: MATCKVSGQEGGLPSSSRGDAEDLELTELGPLLEAGRERKNQTSACGNENQAAKVSQEEEEEEEVRVLTLPLQAHHAMEKMEEFVYKVWEGRWRVIPYDVLPDWLKDNDYLLHGHRPPMPSFRACFRSIFRIHTETGNIWTHLLGFLLFLFLGVLTMLRPNMYFMAPLQEKVVFGMFFLGAVLCLSFSWLFHTVYCHSEKVSRTFSKLDYSGIALLIMGSFVPWLYYSFYCSPQPRLIYLSIVCVLGISAIVVAQWDRFATPKHRPTRAGVFLGLGLSGIVPTLHFTIAEGFVKATTVGQMGWFFLMAVMYITGAGLYAARIPERFFPGKFDIWFQSHQIFHVLVVAAAFIHFYGVSNLQEFRYGLEGGCTDDSLL; encoded by the exons ATGGCCACTTGTAAAGTATCAGGACAGGAGGGTGGCCTACCCAGCAGTTCTCGAGGAGATGCTGAAGACTTAGAACTAACAGAATTGGGACCACTCTTGGAAGCgggaagagaaagaaagaatCAGACATCAGCCTGT GGAAATGAAAACCAAGCAGCAAAGGTGTctcaagaagaagaggaagaggaggaggttaGGGTACTGACCCTACCACTTCAGGCACATCATGCCATGGAGAAAATGGAAGAGTTTGTCTATAAG gTATGGGAAGGCCGGTGGAGAGTTATTCCGTACGATGTACTACCTGATTGGCTTAAGGACAATGACTATCTTTTACATGGACACCGTCCACCAATGCCTTCATTCCGAGCCTGCTTCAGGAGCATTTTCAGAATCCATACGGAGACTGGAAATATATGGACTCATTTACTAG gttttctACTGTTCCTTTTCCTGGGGGTTTTGACGATGCTCAGACCTAATATGTACTTCATGGCTCCTTTACAAGAGAAGGTGGTTTTTGGAATGTTCTTTTTGGGGGCTGTGTTATGTCTCAGCTTCTCCTGGCTGTTTCACACTGTGTACTGTCACTCAGAGAAAGTATCCCGCACATTTTCGAA GCTGGACTACTCTGGTATTGCTTTACTGATAATGGGAAGCTTTGTGCCCTGGCTGTATTACTCATTTTACTGCTCTCCTCAACCACGTCTCATATACCTGTCCATAGTCTGTGTGCTGGGCATTAGTGCAATTGTTGTAGCACAATGGGATCGCTTTGCCACACCAAAGCATAGACCAACGCGAGCAG GTGTATTTTTAGGACTTGGTCTGAGTGGCATTGTTCCTACTCTCCATTTCACTATTGCAGAGGGATTTGTTAAAGCGACTACAGTGGGTCAGATGGGCTGGTTCTTCCTAATGGCTGTTATGTACATAACAGGAGCTGGTCTGTATGCAGCACGGATCCCTGAACGTTTCTTCCCTGGAAAGTTTGATATCTGG TTTCAGTCTCACCAGATCTTTCATGTCCTGGTTGTAGCTGCTGCTTTTATCCACTTCTATGGTGTTTCCAACCTGCAGGAGTTCCGTTATGGGCTGGAGGGTGGCTGCACAGACGATTCTCTTCTGTAA